One part of the Zymomonas mobilis subsp. pomaceae ATCC 29192 genome encodes these proteins:
- a CDS encoding ExbD/TolR family protein — translation MGSISSRRRKGAARRPLMAEINVTPLVDVMLVLLIIFMVTAPLMVSGVAVNLPDSRAKALVSKEKPITITIDSDGTVHVDDDVVAMADLPARLQAIHEASLARHEEVSGDNDPDAPPTAAPEQTIYLKADRILNYGQVMQVMGELDHAGLKKVALVTTGTSSQDSSISKSRSVAKGSVR, via the coding sequence ATGGGATCGATTTCTTCAAGACGCCGCAAAGGGGCGGCCCGCCGGCCATTGATGGCGGAAATCAATGTTACACCGTTAGTCGATGTGATGTTGGTGTTGCTGATTATTTTTATGGTAACCGCGCCTTTGATGGTATCGGGCGTTGCCGTCAATTTGCCCGATAGTCGTGCAAAAGCATTGGTATCGAAAGAAAAGCCTATCACTATTACCATTGATTCTGATGGCACCGTTCATGTCGATGATGATGTTGTGGCTATGGCCGATCTCCCTGCTCGTTTGCAGGCTATCCACGAGGCTTCGCTGGCACGACATGAAGAAGTAAGCGGGGATAACGATCCTGATGCACCGCCTACGGCAGCGCCTGAACAAACGATCTATTTAAAAGCGGATCGGATACTTAATTATGGTCAGGTAATGCAGGTGATGGGCGAATTGGATCACGCCGGGCTTAAAAAAGTAGCGCTTGTGACAACGGGCACCTCTTCGCAAGATAGTTCTATAAGTAAATCTCGATCTGTAGCTAAAGGTAGCGTGCGGTGA
- a CDS encoding MotA/TolQ/ExbB proton channel family protein translates to MPSLGISGDAGLADSILSPITLFLHADMVGRLVMLLLLCASIWSWALILGQGFRARSMRHGSRNFERAYTKAESMGELERFYDRYFGSTDPSARIFLSAMQTVKNAGRVIDHEGERERLAVSLESAVGASVEEMASPLTSLATIGSVSPFVGLFGTVWGIMHSFSQIAAGGNTAMAIVGPGIAEALFSTALGLFAAIPASVAYNRMSHSVNNFEAQLNRFSDRIYITLSRAMDARH, encoded by the coding sequence ATGCCTTCTTTGGGAATATCTGGGGATGCAGGGCTGGCCGATTCTATTTTATCGCCAATAACCTTATTTCTCCATGCTGATATGGTCGGCCGATTGGTCATGCTGTTATTGCTGTGTGCCAGTATTTGGAGTTGGGCGTTAATTTTAGGCCAAGGCTTTCGAGCCCGTTCTATGCGTCATGGCAGCCGTAATTTTGAACGTGCTTATACTAAAGCCGAATCCATGGGTGAATTAGAGCGGTTTTATGATCGCTATTTTGGAAGTACCGATCCTTCTGCCCGTATTTTTCTATCCGCTATGCAAACGGTCAAAAATGCAGGCCGTGTTATAGACCATGAAGGCGAGCGTGAACGGTTGGCAGTCTCTTTGGAAAGTGCTGTTGGCGCCTCTGTTGAGGAAATGGCTTCTCCCTTGACAAGCCTTGCAACGATTGGATCTGTTTCTCCCTTTGTTGGTTTATTTGGTACGGTTTGGGGCATTATGCATAGTTTTAGCCAGATTGCGGCTGGTGGTAACACCGCTATGGCAATTGTGGGTCCGGGCATTGCTGAAGCTTTGTTTTCAACTGCGCTTGGCCTGTTTGCCGCTATTCCAGCCAGCGTAGCTTATAACCGTATGTCCCATAGTGTGAATAATTTTGAAGCACAGCTTAACCGTTTTTCAGACCGGATTTATATCACGCTTAGTCGTGCGATGGATGCGCGTCACTGA